A stretch of Sporomusaceae bacterium DNA encodes these proteins:
- a CDS encoding histidine kinase N-terminal 7TM domain-containing protein, translating into MDTYLPGDIASPLQVMIYHPIRDIWFYLLAGAVLAALAGYAFQYRKTPAARYWVLSLSLRAIFLLALVMVTVSPALADKVFWVKIQQMSALLIIPTFLLFVVNIAGQKGRLARTVVSALVAVTVFCTLALLTTGWHGWFWRGVVWDGLTFGIVRGPIYWAVMGIAYFQFLLVSVLCVIWARRASGLRRWQIAALPADPLLSLAGHILWAIDQQAGVIPPLPLAFLLSGLAWTWIFFRLRVLSLMLLAESTVIGNIDDSLIITDDQDYIMELNPSARRRFGDKAPTLIGRPFREVFASWPAMTALLDIRAAAEGEIRLEGSGDYSYHVTPLTGWGNINIGKAIVLHDTTELKQVQAQIVEQQKALSIMTERDRLGRELHDGAGQLWGYINMQVEAARSLLAKNEPAQVDTVLERLAGVTRDVHVDIRESIAGLRTATGEKHGLWRTLADYLQWYRQNNNIDAELVVDEGLIAGRLPPTAEAQLLRIVQEALTNVRKHAGARHVKVVARRHGDMAEIRVEDDGRGFDPVQAVGKKGSYGLRIMEERTEESGGRLSVESAPNAGTAVVITLPLAQRGG; encoded by the coding sequence ATGGATACATATTTGCCGGGGGACATAGCCTCACCTCTTCAGGTGATGATCTACCATCCGATAAGAGACATCTGGTTCTATCTGCTGGCGGGGGCGGTGTTGGCGGCGCTGGCGGGGTACGCCTTTCAGTACCGCAAGACGCCGGCGGCGCGCTATTGGGTTCTCAGCCTCTCTCTCCGGGCAATCTTTCTTTTGGCGCTGGTTATGGTTACCGTCAGCCCGGCATTGGCGGATAAGGTTTTCTGGGTCAAAATCCAGCAAATGAGCGCTTTGCTCATAATTCCTACGTTTTTATTGTTCGTCGTGAACATCGCCGGGCAAAAGGGTCGGCTGGCCAGGACGGTCGTATCGGCGCTGGTGGCGGTTACCGTCTTTTGTACGCTGGCGCTCTTGACTACCGGATGGCACGGCTGGTTTTGGCGCGGAGTGGTTTGGGACGGGCTGACCTTCGGCATCGTCCGCGGTCCGATTTACTGGGCCGTTATGGGCATAGCCTATTTTCAGTTCTTATTGGTCAGTGTGCTGTGCGTCATCTGGGCGCGCAGGGCCTCCGGCCTGCGGCGGTGGCAGATCGCGGCGCTGCCGGCCGATCCCCTGTTATCTTTGGCCGGACATATCCTGTGGGCCATCGACCAGCAGGCCGGCGTCATTCCGCCGCTGCCGCTGGCTTTCCTGCTGAGCGGCCTGGCCTGGACGTGGATCTTTTTCCGCCTGCGGGTCCTCAGCCTGATGCTCCTGGCCGAGTCGACCGTTATCGGCAATATCGACGACAGTCTGATCATCACCGACGACCAGGACTATATTATGGAGCTTAATCCGTCCGCCCGGCGGCGGTTCGGCGATAAAGCCCCGACTCTGATCGGCAGACCTTTCCGGGAGGTATTCGCGTCCTGGCCGGCGATGACCGCGCTGCTGGATATCAGGGCGGCGGCGGAGGGGGAAATCCGTCTGGAGGGCAGCGGGGATTATTCGTACCACGTCACGCCGCTGACAGGCTGGGGCAATATTAATATCGGCAAGGCGATCGTCCTCCACGATACGACCGAGCTGAAGCAGGTCCAGGCCCAGATAGTCGAGCAGCAGAAGGCGTTGTCGATCATGACGGAACGGGACCGGCTGGGGCGGGAGCTGCACGATGGCGCCGGCCAGTTGTGGGGGTATATTAACATGCAGGTGGAAGCGGCGCGCTCGCTGCTGGCCAAGAACGAGCCGGCCCAGGTCGATACGGTGCTGGAAAGGCTGGCCGGGGTTACGAGGGATGTTCACGTCGATATCCGCGAGTCGATCGCGGGGCTGCGGACGGCAACCGGCGAGAAGCACGGCTTGTGGCGGACGCTGGCGGATTATCTTCAGTGGTATCGTCAAAACAACAATATCGACGCCGAACTGGTTGTCGATGAGGGGCTAATCGCCGGCCGGCTGCCGCCGACTGCGGAAGCCCAGCTGCTGAGAATTGTCCAGGAAGCGTTGACCAATGTAAGAAAACACGCCGGCGCGCGCCATGTCAAGGTGGTCGCCAGGCGTCACGGGGATATGGCCGAGATCAGGGTTGAGGATGACGGGCGGGGGTTTGACCCGGTTCAGGCGGTTGGGAAAAAAGGGAGCTACGGTCTGAGAATTATGGAGGAAAGGACCGAGGAGTCGGGGGGGCGGCTTTCGGTC
- a CDS encoding manganese catalase family protein: protein MAAAFGLFWTDANGIPRSAKYIACLGDPITDLTEDMAAEQKARTTYEHLIACTDDECVKDALRFLWEREVVHFQRFGEMLNTVQEWMANSKHCWMGHRTEKTAAGAAVFVFAGRGWSLANIVNQVCFIHLC from the coding sequence ATCGCAGCCGCCTTCGGCCTGTTCTGGACGGACGCGAACGGTATCCCCCGGTCGGCGAAGTATATCGCCTGCCTGGGCGACCCGATCACCGATCTGACGGAGGATATGGCGGCCGAGCAGAAGGCCCGCACTACGTATGAGCATCTTATCGCCTGCACGGACGACGAGTGTGTGAAGGATGCGCTCAGGTTCCTATGGGAGCGGGAGGTGGTCCATTTTCAGCGGTTCGGCGAGATGCTGAATACGGTGCAGGAGTGGATGGCCAACAGCAAGCACTGCTGGATGGGACACCGGACGGAGAAAACAGCGGCAGGGGCCGCTGTTTTTGTGTTTGCAGGAAGGGGCTGGAGCTTAGCGAATATTGTAAATCAAGTTTGTTTTATCCATTTATGCTGA